CTTTCGCTATGAAGAGAAAGCCGAAACATCGGATTCCTATGCAGCCCAAAGTACATGCCCAAAATCTCATACGCTGGCGCATTGGCTTGGGCGGCATCCATCCTTCACGGGTTCCGTTGATTGTCCTGTTCCAGCGCACTCCCAGCAGCCACTCAGGCAGATGTGACCCAGGTCGCCTACAATCGCTTTCAGCCTCAGCACAACAACCCCGGAAGGACCCCACCACTATGGAGCTGCAGCTCAACTTCGTGCACGTCGACGCCGACATGATCACGGATCATGATTTCCTGTTGGACTCGCTTCAGAGCCAGGGGCTGGATGCCTTTCGGACCTTCGACCCGAAGATGGAGGAGGTTGCGGCGACACTGACGGAAATCTTCGGTCAGGAATTCCCAGCGCATTCGGCCATTACGGTAACGGTGGAATCGGGCAACCTGGAGCTGCAGGACCAGCTCACCAAGTTGGCTTACCTGCACGGCCTCGTTGTCTTCCTCGGCACCACGGACATCCTAGTCAATGCGACGGGCATCGATATCAGTAGTGCTGGGCTCGCCTCCTTGACCAACTCCATGGGCACGGTGTGGCGGCAGGTCAGCAGGGAAACGGTGGACCGCGCGTTCGAGGATGCGATTCGCCTGCCCGTGGGCGAGCAGACCTGGGTGCAGGTCATCAACCACGGCTCAGACTCCTACGACTACGGGGTGGACATGTCCATGCGCCTGCTAGCAAACGGGCGCTGTGAGATGGTGTGGACCAGCTTTCCCGCCGCAGATGCTGCCCCGGTATTCCGCAGTCTTACTGTCGGCAGCTACGAGGAGGCCCGGGAACTCCTCCTATCTTTCAGTGACCACAACCCGCTGATTGCGGAGCTCGACTGGGAGCCGTTGGCCCAGCGCCCGCAGAAGAACTTCCTTGACGCCGGGTTCCGCCACGAGCTTCCGTGGCGCCGGCTGGATGCAGTGAAGGAGCTTCCCGCGGGCGTGATGGTCCACCTGCATGCCTGGCCCACGATGTCGCTGGCGTACGGACGGAATGCACAGGGACAGTGGGTAGCAATGGCCTACGATCACCTGGGCACCGAGAACGTGCAAACGTTCGACATCGCAGACGAGGCCATCGCGGTAGTGGAACACTATCTAGGCGGGAACGGAGAGACCTTTTTTGAGATTTTCCCCGCCTCGTCAGTCTCGGATCCGGCACCGTACACCACGGTCACTGCCATGGAGCTGCCCGAGCGCGAGGAGCAGTGGACTGAAGCATCGCTCTGCACGATGCACCGCATCCGCGCCGCCCACAACGGCGAACCTGGGCCCCGGATGCAGCAGTTCATTTCTGCGGTAAACGCCAAGCTGGGAAGTGAAATCCTGCTCGCCGAGGAACACGTCGAGCCCCACGCCCTCACCCGGTTGCTGATCCCCGCTGAGGTCACGGCGGTCACCCTAGAGCGACTTGCCCACGTGGCCTCGAACTACGGCGTCTCTCTGGTGATGGATGACACCATGGCGCTGTACAACCCGTCAGGGCGGGCTTTGCCCAATGCAGAAAAGTGCACGTTGACGCTGCTATCCGAGAATCGCTACGCCAATACCTGGGAGACCACTACGCCGTCGGCAGTCACGGAAGCGGCGCTGCGTCTGTTCCCGGGTTGGAGGCTTAAGGTCATGTCCGGGCGGAATGTGGACTTTCAGGAGCGCTACGCCCTCGAAGTGCGGCAGCAGGATGGGGGTTTTGAAGTAAACCTGGCCGCCCCCGACGGCGGCATGTACGCAATTCCCGATATCCCCCTCCCCTACGCGTTGGAGATGATTGTTGAGTTCACCTACGGTCCGGCACAGATGGTTGACAAGGTGAATTGGGAGCGCAGCCACACGCCCGCAGATGTGAGCGAAGAAGAGCGCTTCGTGCTCAGCGGCACCCTTACTGGCCGAAACCCGTACCTCTTTGAAGAAAGACTTCTTAACGCCGTCCGGGGCGAGGGCCTCTCGGAGGTCGGCACCTGGGCAGTGGTCCATGACCGGCTGGTCCCCGGCGATTACTGCCAGGTCGACCGTGTGGAGCCCGCAGAGAGCGGTGCGGCGCGCTACCTCGTCGAGTGGGGCCACAACAACGGTGAAGAGGAACACTTCCAAATGCTCCTTGAGGACATCGACCAAGCCCTGTCGCTCCTTCATTGGTTTGCGCAGGGAAACCGCGCGGAGTTTGAGGCCCTGCCTTGGACGCGACAAGAGGGGCAACCGCACTAGTCCCGGCACGTGACTAGGGTATGAGGCATGAAAAACGTTCAACCAACCGAAGTACCAGAAGGCGCTCAGCTCATTGATGTCCGCGAGAATGATGAGTGGGCGGTGGAGCGCGCGAAGGGCGCGACCCATATCCCGATGAGTGAGATTACGGGTCGCATCCAGGAAATCGACCCAGACAAGGATATTTACGTCATCTGCCACGCGGGCGGCCGCAGCATGCAGGTCTGCCAGTATCTGGAGCATGCGCTGGGCTGGGACACCATCAACGTCGATGGCGGCACGGATAAGTGGAAGGCTGCCGGACTTCCCATCGAAACGGATTAATTGGCCTTAACCAATCTTTTGGGATTATTATGATGGTATGGCTTCCACGAATAATTCTGTAATCCCAACTGCCCTACTCGAATCCCCGTCGTTCCAGCTGGAGCGCCTCCGCCGCCGCACCCGCGATGGCGTCGAGGCTGCCCTGCAGACCAAGCAGACGACGCTGCGCGAGTACTGGGTCCTTACCTGCCTGGTGGACGCGGATGCCGCATCGCAGTCCTACCTGTCCGAGACCCTGGCCATTGATGCCTCTGACATGGTGCGTCTTATCGACGCCCTCGAGGACCGCGGCTGGGCCAAGCGCGAGCGCGATCCAAAGGATCGCCGCCGCCAGATCGTCGCGTCCACCAAGAAGGGCGCGAAGGTTCACAAGGATCTGGCGGAGCTTGTTGCCACTGCCGAGGACGAGGCCTTGGATGAGTCCACCAATAAGCAGCTCAAGCACCTGCGAAAGTTGGCCAAGTCCATCATTGCCGCGGACGAGGACGAGGCATAAATGGCGGGCCCCGAATCGCTCGTCCCGCAGCAGTACCTTCTAGGTAGCGCGGCGCCGCGGCCCCGCACGCTGTGGGACATCATCACCACTACCGCGGAGATGCACCCAGACGCCGCCGCGCTGGACGACGGCGAAATCATCACCTACTCCGAGCTCATCCACGAGGTCGAGCTGTGGGCCACCGAGCTGCACGCCAATGGCGTGCGCCGGGGCGATCGGATCGGCATTCGGATGACCTCCGGCAAGCGCGAGCTCTACCTCGCCATTTTGGCGACCCTGGCGGCGGGCGCGGCCTACGTGCCTGTCGACGCCGATGACCCAGACGAGCGCGCCGAGATGGTCTTCGGCGAGGCCGATATCGATGGCGTCTTTACTGATGAAGGCTTCCGCTTCCTGCGCGATTCTGCGCGCCCGGACGCCCCCGACAGGTCCGCCGAGGAGCCGGCTGAGAACCCCAATACCCCGCGCCCAGAAGACACCGCGTGGATCATCTTCACCTCCGGTTCTACCGGCAAGCCGAAGGGCGTGGCTGTAAGCCACCGTTCCGCGGCCGCCTTTGTGGATGCCGAGGCCAGCCTCTTTTTGGTCAATCACCCGCACGGGCCGCTCGGCCCGGAGGATCGTGTGCTCGCCGGGCTGTCCGTCGCCTTCGATGCCTCCTGCGAGGAAATGTGGCTGGCCTGGGGCCACGGTGGCTGCTTGGTCCCGGCGCCGCGATCTCTGGTGCGCTCCGGCATGGACTTGGGCCCGTGGCTCATCCGCCGCGATATCACCGTCGTGTCTACCGTGCCTACCTTGGCGGGCCTGTGGCCGGCTGAGGCGCTGGATAATATCCGCCTGCTCATCGTCGGCGGAGAAGCCTGCTCGCAGGAGTTGGTGGACCGCCTGGCCACCGAGGACCGCGAGATGTGGAATACCTACGGTCCTACCGAGGCCACGGTCGTCGCCTGTGCGCAGCAAATGCTGCCCGGACGGCCGGTGTCCATTGGCTTGCCGTTGAATGGTTGGGACCTGGTGGTCGTCGATAAGCAGGGCATGCCTGTGGAAATGGGCGGCGTCGGCGAGCTGGTGATCGGCGGCGTGGGACTGGCGTCCTACCTGGATCCGGCTAAGGACGCGGAGAAGTACGCCCCGCTGGAGTCGATAGGCTGGCAGCGTGCGTATCGCACCGGTGACCACGTGCGCCTGGAAGAAGACGGGCTGTACTTCGTCGGCCGCGTGGATGACCAGGTGAAAATTGGCGGGCGCCGCATCGAGCTCGGCGAAGTCGAAGCTAACGTCGCGGCTCTGGATAACGTCTATAACTCGGCCGTGGCCGTGCAGAAGACCCCGGGCGGCGAGTCCGTCCTGGTGGGCTATGTTTCCCTCGAAGATGAGGCCAAGGGCTTCGATCACGAGGCCGCGCACGCCCGCTTGGCCGAAACCATGCCGGCCGCGCTCGTCCCGCGCATCTGCGTGATGGAAGAACTGCCGGTGCGCACCTCCGGCAAGGTTGATAAGAAGGCCCTGCCGTGGCCGCTGCCGGGAGTGGGCGTGGAATCGACCACGCTGACCGAGACCGAGAAGTGGCTCGCGGAGCTGTGGGTAGAAACGCTCGGCGTGTCCGTGGAAGACGAGAACGCCGACTTTTTCTCGCTCGGCGGCACCTCGCTGGCGGCCGCGACCCTCGTGGGCCATATCAGGGAGCGCTACCCCACCGTGGCCGTGCGCGACCTCTACGACCACCCGCGCTTGGGCTCGCTGGCTGAGCTCATTGCGGGAGCCGAACCGCGCCCCGCGGCTGCCGACGTCCCCTTGCGCGAGGTCACCAAGGTCGGCTTCGGCACCCGGCTCGCCCAGACCCTGATCCAGATCCCCGTCATGACGCTGGCCGCATCCAGCTGGCTGGCCTGGCTCATGCTGGGTTCCACCGTGGCGGCATCGCTGGGCTTTGAGTGGGCCGCGGCCTATCCGTGGTGGCTGGTCATCGTCATGCTCATCGTCTTTGTCACCCCCGTCGGCCGCATCCCCATTGGCGGCTACGGTGCGCGTCTTATTACGGCCGGCATTAAGCCGGGCGATTACCCGCGCGGCGGTTCGACGCACCTGCGCATCTGGGCGGCCGAGCGCTGGGCTAATACCTCCGGCGCGAGCTCGCTGGCCGGTGCTACGCGCGTGAATAACTACGCCCGCACGCTTGGTGTCAAGGTCAAGCGCGGCGTGGACCTGCACTCCCTGCCGCCGGTGACCGGCCTGCTCACCTTGGGCAAGCACGCCGCCATCGAACCTGAGGTGGACCTCTCCGGTTATTGGCTGGACGGCGATATCCTGCATGTCGGTGCCATCGACGTCAAGGAAGGCGCTCGCGTGGGCGCGCGCTCCACGCTGCTTCCTGGCACCGTAGTGGGCAAGTATGCCCACGTGGAGGCCGGTTCTACCGTTACCGGCCGCAAGAAGATCAAGGACGGCCAGCGCTGGTCGGGCTCGCCTGCCCAGAAGGTGGGTCGCTCCAAGCACCGCTTCCCGTCCCATACGCCCAAGCGCCGGCCGTGGTGGGTGGCCATTTATGACGCCACCTCCGTCCTGCTGGCCATCCAACCGGTTGTAGCGCTGGCGGTAGGCGCGGCCATCGTCTTGGCCCTCGTGCATTCCACGGGTGGCGATAGCTTCGTCGGCGCGATCTTCTTCGCGCCCGTTGGCGCGCTGGCGGCCTTTGCCACCTATATGCTGCAGACTTGGCTGGGCGTGCACATCCTCTCGCTGGGCATTAGCCCGGGCGTAGCACCCGTGCGCTCGGCCAAAGGCTGGCGCCTGTGGGCCATCGAGCGCCTCATGGACGAGGCTCGCACCAAGCTCTTTCCGCTCTATGCCTCCCAGCTGACCCCAGCGTGGCTGCGCTCGCTCGGCGCGGAGATTGGCGCCAACGTGGAAATCTCCACCGCGGTTATGATCCCCAAGCTCACCGAGGTCAAAGAAGGTGCCTTCCTGGCCGATGACACCATGATCGGCGGCTACGAGCTCGGCGGAGGCTGGATGCGCACCGGCGAGACCAAGGTGGGCAAGCGCTCCTTCGTGGGCAACTCCGGCATCACCGCACCCGGCCGCAAGCTATCCAAGAACTCGCTGGTTGCCGTTCTTTCTTCTACCCCCAAGAAGACGAAGGCCGGCGCCAACTGGTGGGGTGCACCGCCAGAGCGCATGCGCCGCGTGACCGTAGAGGTGGACTCCCCCGCTAACTCGGGCGAGGCGCTGACCTATAACCCGGGCTTTGCCGTCAAGGCCGCCCGCGGCGTGGTGGAAACCATGCGCCTTTTGGCACCGATGTTTTCTGCCATGCTGCTCGCGGCAACCCTTAGCGTCTACGACTCGCTTCTCGACGCCCTCGGCTTCCCCCTCACCTGGCTCCTCTCCGGCCTCGTGCTCATGGGCATGGGTGCGGTGGCCATGGCCGTCACCGTCGCGGTGAAGTGGATCTGCGTGGGCAAGCACCGCGCGGCCGACCACCCGCTGTGGTCCGCTTTTGTCTGGCTCAATGAGCTGCAGGATACCTTCGTGGAGGTCGTCGCCGCGCCGTGGTTCTTCCAGCACACCTACGGCTCCGGCGAGATCAACCTGGGGCTGCGCGCCCTCGGCGTGGAGATCGGCCGCGGCGCGTGGATCGATTCCTACTGGTTCCCGGAAACGGACCTCATCCGCGTCGGTGAGGCCGCCACCGTGGGCCCTGGCACCGTGGTGCAAACCCACCTTTTCCAGGACCGCGTGATGAGCCTAGATACCGTCACCATCCAGGACGGCTCCACGCTGGCCGCCCACTCGGTGGCGCTGCCGGCCTCGCTCATCGGCACGGCCTCCACCGTGGGTCCAGGCTCGCTGGTCATGCGCGGCGACCGCGTGCCCACCAACGCCGTATGGCAGGGCAACCCCATCGAGCCGTGGGAGCGATAGGCCGCCGCCATAATCTGCGCCCTACCGCGAAAAGTCCTGGTATTTAATCATCTCGCCGGACTTGAAGTCCCAGGCCTCCACCCGGATACGGTCAGCAAAGACCTTGACCCGCAGTCCGGTGGAGGCCTCTTCCTTTTCCTTAACAATTTTTTCGTCATTATCGCCATCCGGTAGGTACTCGTTGAGGATGGCGCCGGTGTTGACCACTGGGAAACCGATGCGGCCGGCCTCGCCGGTGCCGTCATAGCGGCGGGTTCCCCACCAGTTATTCTGACGCAGCGAGGAGTGGCTGTGGCTGCTAAACCACACGATGTTGTTGTACTTATTGACCACGTTGGATAGCGCCTCGAGGTCCTCAAAGTCATTCTGGTACCACGCCGAATGGGACATCGATACCGTCTGCGGCAGCAACGGATGGCTAAAGACCAACGCCGGCGTGCCCTTAGCGTCCCAATAAGCCAGGCGCTCATCTAGCCAGTTGAGCTGCTCCTTGCTAAGGCGCTGGAACGGATCCTTGCCGTGGCGCAGAATATCGGAATAAAACTCGGTATTTACCGAAATGAGCGGCACCCCATCCACCACTTCTTCCTTCCACGGCTTGTCCTGGCCGGAGTGCTTCAGGAAGCGATCCAGGTAGGTCTTAGAGCCTTCCTTGCCATACATTTCGTGATTGCCGATGGTCCACAA
The nucleotide sequence above comes from Corynebacterium tuberculostearicum. Encoded proteins:
- a CDS encoding Pls/PosA family non-ribosomal peptide synthetase: MAGPESLVPQQYLLGSAAPRPRTLWDIITTTAEMHPDAAALDDGEIITYSELIHEVELWATELHANGVRRGDRIGIRMTSGKRELYLAILATLAAGAAYVPVDADDPDERAEMVFGEADIDGVFTDEGFRFLRDSARPDAPDRSAEEPAENPNTPRPEDTAWIIFTSGSTGKPKGVAVSHRSAAAFVDAEASLFLVNHPHGPLGPEDRVLAGLSVAFDASCEEMWLAWGHGGCLVPAPRSLVRSGMDLGPWLIRRDITVVSTVPTLAGLWPAEALDNIRLLIVGGEACSQELVDRLATEDREMWNTYGPTEATVVACAQQMLPGRPVSIGLPLNGWDLVVVDKQGMPVEMGGVGELVIGGVGLASYLDPAKDAEKYAPLESIGWQRAYRTGDHVRLEEDGLYFVGRVDDQVKIGGRRIELGEVEANVAALDNVYNSAVAVQKTPGGESVLVGYVSLEDEAKGFDHEAAHARLAETMPAALVPRICVMEELPVRTSGKVDKKALPWPLPGVGVESTTLTETEKWLAELWVETLGVSVEDENADFFSLGGTSLAAATLVGHIRERYPTVAVRDLYDHPRLGSLAELIAGAEPRPAAADVPLREVTKVGFGTRLAQTLIQIPVMTLAASSWLAWLMLGSTVAASLGFEWAAAYPWWLVIVMLIVFVTPVGRIPIGGYGARLITAGIKPGDYPRGGSTHLRIWAAERWANTSGASSLAGATRVNNYARTLGVKVKRGVDLHSLPPVTGLLTLGKHAAIEPEVDLSGYWLDGDILHVGAIDVKEGARVGARSTLLPGTVVGKYAHVEAGSTVTGRKKIKDGQRWSGSPAQKVGRSKHRFPSHTPKRRPWWVAIYDATSVLLAIQPVVALAVGAAIVLALVHSTGGDSFVGAIFFAPVGALAAFATYMLQTWLGVHILSLGISPGVAPVRSAKGWRLWAIERLMDEARTKLFPLYASQLTPAWLRSLGAEIGANVEISTAVMIPKLTEVKEGAFLADDTMIGGYELGGGWMRTGETKVGKRSFVGNSGITAPGRKLSKNSLVAVLSSTPKKTKAGANWWGAPPERMRRVTVEVDSPANSGEALTYNPGFAVKAARGVVETMRLLAPMFSAMLLAATLSVYDSLLDALGFPLTWLLSGLVLMGMGAVAMAVTVAVKWICVGKHRAADHPLWSAFVWLNELQDTFVEVVAAPWFFQHTYGSGEINLGLRALGVEIGRGAWIDSYWFPETDLIRVGEAATVGPGTVVQTHLFQDRVMSLDTVTIQDGSTLAAHSVALPASLIGTASTVGPGSLVMRGDRVPTNAVWQGNPIEPWER
- a CDS encoding rhodanese-like domain-containing protein translates to MKNVQPTEVPEGAQLIDVRENDEWAVERAKGATHIPMSEITGRIQEIDPDKDIYVICHAGGRSMQVCQYLEHALGWDTINVDGGTDKWKAAGLPIETD
- a CDS encoding MarR family winged helix-turn-helix transcriptional regulator, whose product is MASTNNSVIPTALLESPSFQLERLRRRTRDGVEAALQTKQTTLREYWVLTCLVDADAASQSYLSETLAIDASDMVRLIDALEDRGWAKRERDPKDRRRQIVASTKKGAKVHKDLAELVATAEDEALDESTNKQLKHLRKLAKSIIAADEDEA